In a single window of the Falco rusticolus isolate bFalRus1 chromosome 13, bFalRus1.pri, whole genome shotgun sequence genome:
- the PROC gene encoding vitamin K-dependent protein C — protein MWKLVTVGVLLAACSSPVCTSIFYSNEDANQVLKIQKRANSFLEELKPGSVERECMEERCEFEEASEIFETKEATRNFWTKYVDGDQCDPQPCANGICKDNIGEFSCICNKGWEGFLCNYEVKYTNCSVDNGGCEHFCRDDPANRCRSCRCASGYQLKDDHTNCKPVVEFPCGRVKMDYVEPKVGFNIRLIEGKAGRRGGSPWQIMLQNSKGRFLCGGVLIHPSWVLTAAHCTEAEEGLKVRLGKYHRLRTEEDEQTIWVDKCVTHENYTKETSDNDIAMLHLAEPVLYNKYALPICLPTRELAEQELMRSGNQMVVTGWGSTSDVKNNYSTFLSYIQIPMVARNECARAMSFAISDNMLCAGSLEDKQDSCSGDSGGPMITKYKDTWFLVGLVSWGEGCGRKEKFGVYTKVSQYLEWIQQHIDKMSASWKG, from the exons ATGTGGAAGCTCGTCACTGtaggggtgctgctggccgcctgcTCTTCACCAGTCTGTACCTCAA TATTTTACAGCAATGAAGATGCAAACCAAGTCCTGAAAATCCAGAAGCGGGCAAACTCTTTCCTGGAGGAACTCAAACCGGGCTCTGTGGAGCGTGAGTGCATGGAAGAGCGGTGTGAATTTGAGGAGGCCAGTGAGATATTTGAAACCAAGGAAGCAACA CGAAATTTTTGGACCAAGTATGTAG ATGGAGATCAGTGTGACCCACAGCCTTGTGCCAATGGGATCTGCAAGGACAATATTGGAGAATTTTCCTGCATCTGTAACAAAGGCTGGGAGGGGTTTCTGTGCAATTATG AGGTCAAATACACCAACTGTTCTGTCGATAATGGAGGATGTGAACATTTCTGCAGGGATGACCCTGCCAACCGGTGCCGCTCGTGCAGATGTGCCTCTGGCTATCAGCTGAAGGATGACCATACCAACTGCAAGCCTGTAG TGGAGTTCCCCTGTGGAAGAGTGAAAATGGACTACGTTGAACCCAAAGTAGGATTCAATATTCGGCTCATtgagggaaaagcaggaagaagggGAGGCAGCCCTTGGCAG ATTATGCTGCAAAATAGCAAAGGGAGATTTCTGTGTGGGGGTGTTCTCATCCATCCATCTTGGGTCCTAACAGCGGCACACTGCACTGAGGCAGAAGAGGGGCTCAAAGTAAGACTtg GTAAATACCACCGTCTCCGTACCGAGGAAGATGAGCAAACCATTTGGGTTGATAAATGCGTGACCCACGAAAATTACACCAAGGAGACCTCCGATAACGACATAGCCATGCTGCACCTGGCCGAGCCCGTGCTGTATAACAAATACGCGCTCCCCATCTGCCTTCCCACCCGCGAGCTGGCGGAACAGGAGCTGATGAGAAGCGGGAACCAGATGGTGGTAACTGGCTGGGGCAGCACGAGCGAtgttaaaaacaattattcGACTTTCCTCAGTTACATTCAGATCCCCATGGTTGCCCGGAATGAGTGTGCCCGGGCGATGAGTTTCGCCATCTCGGACAACATGCTGTGCGCTGGGAGCTTAGAGGACAAACAGGATTCCTGCAGCGGGGACAGCGGAGGCCCTATGATCACTAAATATAAGGACACTTGGTTTTTGGTAGGACTTGTGAGCTGGGGCGAAGGCtgtgggagaaaggagaaatttgGGGTCTACACCAAAGTTAGTCAGTACCTTGAGTGGATCCAGCAGCACATAGATAAGATGTCAGCATCTTGGAAGGGTTGA